One window of the Chitinophaga niabensis genome contains the following:
- a CDS encoding APC family permease: MNNFKPSLSLLDATMVVAGSMIGSGIFIVSADITRLTGSSGWLLLVWLITGFMTLTAALSYGELSAMFPKAGGQYVYLKEAYNPLTGFVYGWSFFTVVQTATIAAVGVAFAKFTAYIIPYFSEDILVWKNISRAQLLSIAVIFLLTFINTRGIKSGKLVQTTLTLIKLFSLAALIICGLVLLKPDVWAANWENPWHLHSITTTGSYTIIAALGAIAAAMVGSIFSSDSWNNIAFIAGEVKNPQRNIGLSLFLGTLIVTFLYILANITYIAVLPLQEIAFAEKDRVAVAASHVMFGKAGTVLIAAMIMISTFGCNNGLILAGARVYYTMANDGLFFRRAGKLNQAAVPEFALWIQCIVACAWSISGKYGQLLDMISFVVVGFYMLTIAGIFILRKKRPNAERPYKAFGYPVLPIIYIVMGLSFCILLIIYKPGFTWPGLLIALAGIPVYYLVTSSRTGKP; the protein is encoded by the coding sequence ATGAATAACTTTAAACCCTCCCTCAGCCTCTTAGACGCTACCATGGTAGTAGCAGGCAGCATGATCGGCTCCGGTATTTTTATTGTAAGTGCAGACATTACCCGGCTCACCGGAAGTTCCGGCTGGCTTTTGCTGGTATGGCTTATCACCGGCTTTATGACCCTCACGGCGGCATTGAGTTATGGAGAACTGAGTGCCATGTTCCCCAAAGCAGGCGGCCAGTATGTATACCTGAAAGAAGCCTACAATCCGCTAACGGGTTTTGTGTATGGATGGAGTTTCTTTACGGTGGTACAAACCGCTACCATTGCGGCAGTAGGTGTTGCCTTTGCTAAATTCACGGCTTATATTATTCCTTATTTCAGCGAAGACATTCTTGTGTGGAAGAACATTTCCCGGGCGCAGTTATTATCTATCGCCGTGATCTTCCTGTTGACCTTTATTAATACCAGGGGTATCAAAAGCGGCAAACTGGTGCAGACCACTTTAACCCTTATCAAACTATTCAGCCTGGCTGCCCTGATCATTTGTGGCCTGGTGTTATTAAAACCGGATGTATGGGCTGCCAACTGGGAAAATCCCTGGCACCTGCATTCCATCACCACCACCGGATCTTACACCATCATCGCAGCATTAGGTGCTATTGCAGCAGCTATGGTAGGTTCCATTTTCAGCAGCGATTCCTGGAACAATATCGCTTTCATTGCAGGAGAAGTAAAGAACCCGCAGCGCAACATTGGCCTCAGCTTATTCCTGGGTACACTGATAGTTACCTTCCTGTATATCCTCGCTAACATTACTTACATCGCGGTATTGCCTTTACAGGAAATTGCTTTTGCGGAGAAAGACAGGGTGGCCGTAGCAGCTTCGCATGTGATGTTCGGCAAAGCAGGAACTGTATTGATCGCGGCCATGATCATGATCTCTACTTTTGGCTGCAACAATGGCCTGATACTGGCGGGTGCCAGGGTATATTATACCATGGCCAATGATGGTTTGTTCTTCCGCAGGGCGGGGAAACTCAACCAGGCAGCCGTTCCTGAATTTGCTTTGTGGATCCAGTGTATTGTTGCCTGTGCCTGGAGTATCAGCGGTAAATATGGCCAGTTATTGGATATGATCTCTTTTGTAGTAGTGGGTTTCTATATGCTTACCATTGCAGGCATTTTTATCCTGCGCAAAAAAAGACCGAATGCCGAACGCCCGTATAAAGCATTCGGCTACCCGGTACTACCCATCATTTATATTGTGATGGGCCTGAGTTTCTGTATCCTGCTGATCATTTACAAACCCGGTTTTACCTGGCCCGGATTGCTCATTGCACTTGCAGGGATCCCTGTTTATTATCTTGTTACTTCGTCCCGAACTGGTAAACCGTAG
- a CDS encoding aldose epimerase family protein, whose protein sequence is MFKKLSTIMTIITGSLIVTSACNNQSSEQKTSADSTVVPAPVHYGDLGGQEVLQYTLTNDSGMVVKVLNYGGVITDILVKDKNGEPGNVVLSYDSLAGYVQTGNPYFGTLVGRYANRIANASFKIDSNEYKLAANNNGNSLHGGLKGFDKVIWKVTPLPGDSSLLLEYTSADGEEGYPGALDAKVIYTLTADNALKLEYVATTSKPTPVNLTQHTYFNLSAGKDSTILDHVLQLNAPSYTPVNDKLIPTGKIEPVKGTPMDFTAPTRIGEHIAEVKGGYDHNWVFDKSGFAVIGTLYHPGSGRLMTISTSEPGIQFYTGNFLDGSLQHTRNGAKYGKNAGLCLEAQHYPDSPNQPSFPNVILKPGERYTQTTVYQFGTK, encoded by the coding sequence ATGTTTAAAAAACTCTCTACGATTATGACTATCATTACCGGCAGTCTGATTGTTACCTCAGCCTGTAACAACCAGTCCTCAGAGCAAAAGACCAGTGCAGATTCCACCGTTGTGCCCGCACCTGTGCATTATGGCGACCTGGGCGGCCAGGAAGTTTTGCAATATACCCTCACAAACGACAGCGGCATGGTAGTAAAGGTTCTGAATTACGGGGGCGTTATCACAGACATTCTTGTAAAAGATAAAAATGGAGAACCGGGGAATGTGGTGCTTTCTTACGATTCGCTCGCAGGATATGTACAAACAGGCAACCCTTATTTCGGTACCCTGGTGGGCCGTTATGCCAACCGCATTGCCAATGCAAGCTTTAAAATAGATAGTAACGAATATAAACTGGCTGCCAATAATAACGGTAACAGCCTGCACGGTGGCCTGAAAGGTTTTGATAAAGTGATCTGGAAAGTGACACCTTTACCCGGAGATAGCAGCCTCCTGCTGGAATATACCAGTGCGGACGGCGAAGAAGGTTATCCTGGTGCCCTGGATGCCAAAGTGATCTATACCCTCACGGCAGACAATGCCCTGAAGCTGGAATACGTGGCTACCACCAGTAAACCAACACCGGTGAACCTCACACAGCATACTTACTTTAACTTATCTGCCGGCAAGGATTCTACGATCCTGGACCATGTGCTGCAACTCAATGCGCCCAGCTATACACCGGTAAATGATAAGCTGATCCCAACAGGTAAAATAGAGCCGGTAAAAGGCACACCAATGGACTTCACCGCGCCTACCCGTATTGGTGAACATATTGCAGAAGTGAAAGGCGGATACGACCATAACTGGGTATTTGATAAATCAGGTTTTGCCGTGATCGGTACCCTGTATCATCCTGGCAGCGGAAGACTGATGACCATCTCTACTTCAGAGCCCGGCATTCAGTTCTACACCGGTAACTTCCTGGATGGCAGCTTACAGCATACCCGTAACGGAGCCAAATATGGCAAGAACGCAGGGCTTTGCCTGGAAGCACAGCACTATCCTGATTCTCCGAACCAGCCTTCTTTCCCTAACGTGATCCTGAAACCAGGCGAGCGTTATACACAAACTACGGTTTACCAGTTCGGGACGAAGTAA
- a CDS encoding glycoside hydrolase family 127 protein encodes MNKLLIAVLLLLSSITAFAQSLVPEWKDARIKMPLQANIRAYAFNLADVRLLEGPFQTAMQAEAKYLLQIEPDRLLSDFRAHAGLTPKGEKYGGWESSGLAGHSLGHYLSACAMQYAASGDTAFLHRVNYIVDELEVCRRGGYVGAIPNEDSMWAEVKAGNIRTRGFDLNGAWAPWYTVHKIMAGLLDANLYCGNKKALVINEGIANWAGTIIQNLNHEQLQKMLFCEYGGMSETLVNTWALTGNKKYLDLSYKFYDTRILDSLAAGIDILPGKHSNTQIPKVIGGIRRHELNLDKKDADIAHFFWNTVTKHHSYATGGNSNYEYFGPADKLSETLTDNTTETCNTYNMLKLTRHLFALKPDAAYMDYYEKALYNHILASQHHESGMVCYFVSLRMGGTKEYSNPWHSFTCCVGSGMENHVKYGESIYARGEDGSLYVNLFIPSTLDWKERGVKIKQETTLPDMKLTITGSGSFPIRIRKPHWVLKAKILINDKEQVLSPDANGYLVLQRKWKNGDVIQLNYPQTLYTESMPDNPNRRAIFYGPTLLAGLLGDKEPDPVKGVPVIVTDQANPASWMDASFVTKETGIRMVPFHDTKNQYYSVYWDVFSPAAWAEQQKVYEAHKKEARELEDLTLDILRPGEMQPERDHDFTGEKLHTEEEHGKKWRMAAPGGFFSFNMKVQPEGGNTIICSYWGMDNRGRTFDIQVNGVTIATEDLNKYKASKFYDISYKIPGELTKGKTTVTIKFAPKPQNSAGPLYGVRMIKNKTILTTGLKEHQ; translated from the coding sequence ATGAATAAACTGTTGATCGCCGTACTATTGTTGTTGAGCAGTATAACAGCATTTGCGCAATCCCTGGTACCGGAATGGAAAGATGCCCGTATTAAAATGCCTTTGCAGGCAAACATCCGGGCCTATGCATTTAACCTGGCGGATGTTCGTTTACTGGAAGGTCCTTTTCAGACGGCCATGCAGGCAGAAGCCAAATACCTTTTACAGATAGAACCGGACAGGCTCCTGTCTGATTTCCGTGCACATGCAGGCCTTACGCCCAAAGGAGAGAAATACGGGGGCTGGGAGTCTTCAGGGCTTGCAGGTCATTCCCTGGGGCATTACCTTTCTGCCTGTGCCATGCAGTATGCCGCTTCCGGCGATACTGCCTTCCTGCATCGTGTAAATTATATCGTGGATGAACTGGAAGTTTGCAGGCGCGGGGGGTATGTTGGTGCTATTCCCAATGAAGACAGTATGTGGGCAGAAGTGAAAGCAGGCAATATCCGTACCCGTGGATTTGACCTCAATGGCGCATGGGCACCCTGGTATACTGTGCATAAGATCATGGCCGGTTTGCTGGATGCCAATTTATACTGCGGTAATAAAAAAGCCCTGGTGATCAATGAAGGCATTGCCAACTGGGCGGGTACTATTATCCAAAACCTGAACCATGAGCAATTGCAGAAGATGCTGTTCTGCGAATATGGCGGCATGAGTGAAACCCTGGTGAACACATGGGCTTTAACCGGCAACAAAAAATACCTGGACCTCAGTTACAAATTCTACGATACCCGCATACTGGATTCCCTGGCGGCAGGGATAGATATCCTCCCCGGCAAACACTCCAATACCCAGATCCCCAAAGTGATCGGGGGCATTCGCCGGCATGAGCTGAACCTCGATAAAAAAGATGCGGACATTGCCCACTTTTTCTGGAACACCGTTACCAAACATCATTCTTATGCCACCGGCGGGAACAGCAATTATGAATATTTCGGCCCGGCAGATAAACTGAGCGAAACGCTTACGGACAACACCACAGAAACCTGCAACACGTATAATATGCTCAAGCTGACGCGCCATTTATTTGCGCTGAAGCCGGATGCCGCTTATATGGATTATTACGAAAAGGCCCTGTACAATCACATCCTGGCCTCCCAGCATCATGAGTCAGGCATGGTCTGTTATTTCGTGTCCCTGCGGATGGGAGGCACCAAAGAATACAGTAACCCCTGGCATTCTTTCACCTGCTGTGTAGGCTCGGGCATGGAAAATCATGTGAAATACGGGGAAAGCATTTATGCCCGCGGGGAAGACGGCAGTTTATATGTGAACCTCTTCATTCCCTCCACCCTGGATTGGAAAGAACGGGGCGTAAAGATTAAGCAGGAAACTACCCTGCCGGATATGAAGCTGACTATTACAGGATCCGGCTCCTTCCCTATCCGTATCCGCAAACCGCATTGGGTTTTAAAAGCAAAGATCCTTATTAACGATAAAGAACAGGTTTTATCACCTGATGCCAATGGCTACCTGGTACTGCAACGGAAATGGAAAAACGGGGATGTGATCCAACTCAATTACCCGCAAACCCTTTATACGGAATCCATGCCGGACAATCCGAACCGCAGGGCTATCTTTTACGGCCCCACTTTACTGGCCGGCCTGCTGGGAGATAAAGAACCAGACCCCGTAAAAGGTGTACCTGTTATTGTAACAGATCAGGCCAACCCGGCCAGCTGGATGGATGCCTCTTTTGTAACAAAGGAAACGGGTATCCGCATGGTGCCTTTCCATGACACTAAAAATCAATACTATAGCGTATACTGGGATGTGTTCAGTCCTGCCGCCTGGGCAGAACAGCAAAAAGTGTATGAGGCACACAAAAAAGAGGCCCGGGAACTGGAGGACCTTACCCTGGATATCCTGCGGCCCGGGGAAATGCAGCCGGAGCGGGACCATGATTTTACCGGGGAAAAACTGCATACAGAAGAGGAACATGGAAAGAAATGGCGCATGGCAGCACCGGGAGGATTCTTCTCCTTCAACATGAAAGTACAGCCCGAAGGAGGCAATACCATTATATGCAGTTACTGGGGTATGGATAACCGGGGCCGGACATTTGACATACAGGTGAACGGGGTCACCATTGCCACGGAAGACCTAAATAAGTATAAAGCCAGCAAGTTTTACGATATTAGCTACAAAATTCCCGGGGAACTGACCAAAGGGAAAACCACCGTAACCATAAAATTTGCCCCTAAGCCACAAAACAGCGCAGGACCTTTATACGGAGTACGGATGATCAAAAACAAAACAATATTAACCACAGGATTAAAAGAGCACCAGTGA
- a CDS encoding NUDIX hydrolase produces MKISHYSGKNKMLLAVDCIIFGFDGTELKLLLIKRGFEPEQGRWSLMGGFVQPKETLDNAAARILHELTGLKDVYMEQLHAFGEVERDPIERTVSVVYTSLIDINEYKKQINNDFHSEWFPLKKIPSLIFDHRDMVEMAKEKLRYKAAFHPIVFEMLPEKFTLPQLQSLYEGIYGSLMDKRNFSRKVLSTGLLIKQKDKERLSSKRGAFYYKLDKRKYQTKFNAFLNFIPNPNNLN; encoded by the coding sequence GTGAAAATATCTCATTATTCAGGAAAGAACAAAATGCTGTTAGCGGTTGATTGCATCATTTTCGGATTCGATGGAACAGAATTAAAACTATTACTGATAAAAAGAGGATTTGAACCTGAGCAGGGCCGCTGGAGCCTCATGGGCGGATTTGTACAGCCGAAGGAAACATTGGATAATGCCGCTGCCCGCATCCTGCACGAACTGACAGGATTGAAGGATGTATACATGGAACAACTGCATGCCTTCGGGGAAGTAGAACGCGATCCCATTGAAAGAACAGTATCCGTGGTATACACCAGCCTGATAGATATCAATGAGTATAAAAAACAGATCAATAACGACTTCCATTCTGAATGGTTCCCGCTGAAAAAGATACCATCCCTGATCTTTGACCACCGGGATATGGTGGAAATGGCAAAAGAAAAGCTGCGCTATAAAGCAGCCTTCCACCCCATTGTATTTGAAATGCTGCCGGAGAAATTCACCCTCCCGCAACTCCAAAGCCTGTATGAAGGGATCTACGGCTCCCTGATGGACAAAAGGAACTTCTCCCGGAAAGTATTGTCAACCGGACTATTAATAAAACAGAAGGACAAGGAACGTTTAAGTTCCAAAAGAGGCGCTTTTTACTACAAACTGGATAAGCGCAAATACCAGACAAAATTCAATGCCTTCCTGAATTTTATTCCCAATCCCAACAATCTTAACTAA
- a CDS encoding ribulokinase, with translation MKDSYVIGVDYGTDSVRSILVNAHTGEEISAAVFYYPRWKDGLYCDAARNRFRQHPLDYQEGLEHTIRTCLKLAGPAAARAVRAISVDTTGSTPVAVDESGTPLALTPGFEQNPNAMFVLWKDHTATKEAAQINAHAASFPVNYLQFVGGIYSSEWFWAKLLHVLRVDEQVRSACHSWVEHCDWIPFLLTGGTHISQMKRGTCSAGHKALWAAEFNGLPPNEFFSSLDPLLNCYTSRLFSQTYTADKAAGHLAPAWAERLGLSTEVLVGTGAFDAHMGAVGGQIEPYHLSKVMGTSTCDMLVAPVDEVAGKLVKGICGQVPGSVIPGMMGMEAGQSSFGDAYAWFRDLLSWPLQYFKQPADIIEQLIPELTKQAALIPPEEHTGIALDWLNGRRTPDANQLLKGAITGLDLASSAPQIFRSIIESTCFGAKAIADRFNQEGIPVKGLIGMGGVARKSPQIMQIMADVMNMPLRIHRSDQTCAAGAAMFAATVAGIYDKVEDAMQAMGQGFDITYHPNPAHAAIYAKRYQQYQALGNFIEQQTV, from the coding sequence ATGAAAGATTCTTATGTAATAGGGGTAGATTATGGCACAGATTCTGTCCGCTCCATTCTTGTAAATGCCCATACCGGGGAGGAGATCTCCGCAGCAGTATTTTATTATCCGCGCTGGAAGGATGGCCTGTATTGTGATGCCGCCAGGAATCGTTTCCGGCAGCATCCGCTGGACTACCAGGAAGGGCTGGAACATACTATCCGTACCTGTTTAAAACTGGCCGGGCCAGCTGCCGCCCGTGCGGTACGTGCTATTTCTGTAGATACAACAGGTTCCACACCGGTGGCAGTGGATGAAAGCGGAACGCCCCTGGCTTTAACCCCGGGATTTGAACAGAATCCCAATGCCATGTTTGTGCTGTGGAAAGATCATACGGCTACAAAAGAAGCCGCGCAGATCAATGCGCATGCTGCCAGCTTTCCTGTAAACTACCTGCAGTTTGTAGGCGGCATTTATTCCTCCGAATGGTTCTGGGCCAAACTCCTGCATGTTTTAAGAGTGGATGAACAGGTGCGCAGCGCCTGCCATTCCTGGGTGGAACATTGCGACTGGATACCTTTCCTCCTTACAGGCGGCACACATATTTCTCAAATGAAACGCGGTACCTGCAGCGCAGGACATAAAGCATTGTGGGCTGCGGAATTTAATGGCCTGCCGCCGAATGAATTCTTTTCTTCGCTGGACCCACTGCTGAACTGTTATACCTCCCGCCTCTTCTCACAAACCTATACGGCAGATAAAGCCGCAGGGCACCTTGCTCCCGCATGGGCAGAACGCCTTGGTCTTTCTACGGAAGTACTGGTAGGTACCGGCGCATTTGATGCACACATGGGAGCTGTTGGCGGTCAGATAGAACCTTATCATCTCAGTAAAGTAATGGGCACTTCTACCTGCGATATGCTGGTAGCGCCCGTGGATGAAGTAGCCGGTAAACTTGTGAAAGGTATCTGCGGACAGGTACCAGGCTCTGTGATCCCAGGTATGATGGGTATGGAAGCAGGCCAGAGTTCTTTCGGCGATGCCTATGCATGGTTCAGAGACCTGCTTAGCTGGCCACTCCAATATTTTAAACAACCTGCGGATATCATTGAGCAACTCATACCGGAATTGACTAAACAGGCAGCATTAATTCCTCCGGAAGAACATACCGGCATTGCACTGGATTGGCTGAATGGCAGACGCACACCGGATGCCAATCAATTGCTCAAAGGTGCCATCACTGGTTTAGACCTTGCCAGCAGTGCCCCACAAATATTCCGTTCCATTATTGAATCCACCTGCTTTGGCGCCAAAGCGATTGCAGACAGGTTTAACCAGGAAGGGATTCCTGTAAAAGGCCTGATAGGTATGGGAGGCGTAGCAAGAAAATCACCACAGATCATGCAGATCATGGCGGACGTAATGAATATGCCATTGCGCATTCACCGTTCTGATCAAACCTGCGCAGCCGGTGCAGCGATGTTTGCTGCTACAGTAGCAGGGATCTATGATAAAGTAGAAGATGCAATGCAGGCCATGGGGCAGGGTTTTGACATTACTTATCACCCCAATCCCGCACATGCGGCCATCTATGCAAAACGTTATCAGCAATACCAGGCATTAGGAAATTTCATCGAACAACAAACCGTATGA
- the araD gene encoding L-ribulose-5-phosphate 4-epimerase AraD: MKSKYQQLKETAYAANMQLPALDLVLFTFGNVSAADQNLGVFAIKPSGVPYTELTVDSMVIVDFEGNTVEGDLRPSSDTRTHAVLYKHWKNIGGIVHTHSLYATAWAQTLQDIPIYGTTHADHTTADIPCAPPMSDEMIAGNYEYQTGFQIMQALEERGMNYEEVEMILVGNHAPFTWGKTAEKAVYNSAVLENIAHMAFLTQQIRLDAPRLKDALIKKHYERKHGPDSYYGQ, encoded by the coding sequence ATGAAAAGTAAATACCAGCAATTGAAAGAAACCGCCTATGCCGCTAATATGCAATTACCGGCACTGGACCTGGTGCTTTTTACTTTCGGTAATGTGAGCGCTGCAGATCAGAACCTTGGTGTATTTGCCATCAAACCCAGTGGTGTGCCTTATACGGAACTCACTGTTGACAGTATGGTGATCGTGGATTTTGAGGGCAATACCGTTGAAGGTGATCTGCGTCCTTCCTCTGATACCCGTACACATGCCGTATTATACAAACACTGGAAGAACATCGGCGGCATTGTGCACACACATTCCCTCTATGCCACAGCATGGGCACAAACCTTACAGGACATCCCCATCTATGGCACCACACATGCAGATCATACCACGGCAGACATTCCATGCGCTCCTCCTATGTCTGACGAAATGATAGCCGGCAACTATGAATACCAGACCGGCTTCCAGATCATGCAGGCACTGGAAGAAAGAGGAATGAACTACGAAGAAGTGGAAATGATCCTCGTAGGCAATCATGCTCCTTTCACCTGGGGGAAAACAGCTGAGAAAGCAGTATACAACAGCGCAGTACTGGAAAACATTGCTCATATGGCATTCCTTACGCAACAGATCCGCCTGGATGCACCACGCTTAAAGGATGCACTGATCAAAAAACATTATGAACGAAAACATGGCCCGGATTCCTATTACGGCCAATAA
- the araA gene encoding L-arabinose isomerase — translation MSELKQLEVWFVTGSQHLYGEETLLQVAEHAKVIAAALNDSPEIPVSIVWKPTLKSTEEISHLIVEANSTKQVIGLIAWMHTFSPAKMWIGGLKALQKPLLHLHTQFNRDIPWGTIDMDFMNLNQSAHGDREFGFMVSRLRMNRKVTAGHWQDPEVIKDINAWTRTAAGWHDWQGARFVRFGDNMRFVAVTDGDKVEAEYKFGYSVNTHGIGDLTKVIDAVSTHAVDVLVKEYEDRYALASSLRKGNEQHAALREAARIELGLQAFLEDGNFKGFTDTFEDLHGMQQLPGIAAQRLMAKGYGFAGEGDWKTAALVRAMKVMGSGLPGGNSFMEDYTYHFNPDNSMVLGSHMLEICESIAEGQASCEIHPLGIGGKSDPVRLVFNAAAGPALNASIVDMGNRFRLIVNEVMAVKPMHNLPKLPVARVLWKPYPDMKTGCAAWILAGGAHHTCYSQNLTSTQLEDFAEIANIECVLIDKHTQLRQLKNELRWNEAAYMINPK, via the coding sequence ATGAGTGAACTTAAGCAACTGGAAGTATGGTTTGTAACCGGAAGTCAGCACCTATATGGAGAAGAAACATTATTACAGGTAGCGGAACACGCAAAGGTGATCGCAGCAGCGCTGAATGATTCACCGGAAATACCGGTATCCATCGTTTGGAAACCTACGCTGAAATCAACAGAGGAGATCAGCCACCTCATCGTGGAAGCCAATAGCACCAAACAGGTGATAGGGCTCATAGCATGGATGCATACCTTCTCCCCTGCTAAAATGTGGATAGGCGGACTGAAGGCTTTGCAAAAACCTTTATTGCACCTGCACACACAGTTCAACCGTGATATCCCCTGGGGCACTATAGACATGGATTTCATGAACCTCAACCAGAGTGCGCATGGCGACCGGGAATTTGGTTTCATGGTGAGCCGTCTGCGTATGAACAGGAAAGTAACAGCAGGCCACTGGCAGGACCCCGAAGTGATCAAAGATATCAATGCCTGGACACGTACTGCAGCAGGCTGGCACGACTGGCAGGGTGCACGTTTTGTACGTTTCGGTGACAACATGCGTTTTGTGGCGGTAACAGATGGTGATAAAGTAGAAGCAGAATACAAATTCGGTTATTCTGTAAATACACATGGCATCGGCGATCTCACCAAGGTGATAGATGCTGTGAGTACACATGCTGTAGATGTACTCGTAAAAGAATACGAAGACCGTTATGCATTGGCCAGTTCTTTACGCAAAGGCAATGAACAGCATGCTGCATTACGGGAAGCCGCACGCATTGAACTAGGTTTACAGGCGTTCCTGGAAGACGGGAACTTCAAAGGTTTTACAGATACATTTGAAGACCTGCATGGCATGCAGCAATTACCGGGCATTGCCGCGCAACGCCTCATGGCAAAAGGTTACGGCTTTGCGGGAGAAGGAGACTGGAAAACGGCCGCATTGGTACGTGCCATGAAAGTAATGGGCAGCGGCCTGCCGGGTGGCAACTCCTTCATGGAAGACTATACCTATCATTTCAACCCGGATAACTCCATGGTACTGGGCTCACACATGCTGGAGATCTGCGAATCCATTGCAGAAGGCCAAGCTTCCTGTGAAATACATCCTTTGGGCATTGGCGGCAAATCAGATCCCGTTCGCCTGGTGTTCAATGCAGCAGCAGGCCCTGCCCTGAATGCTTCCATTGTGGATATGGGCAACCGCTTCCGCTTAATTGTCAATGAAGTGATGGCGGTTAAACCCATGCATAATTTACCTAAACTTCCTGTAGCAAGGGTGCTCTGGAAACCTTATCCTGACATGAAAACAGGTTGTGCCGCATGGATCCTTGCAGGAGGTGCACATCATACCTGTTACAGTCAGAATTTAACTTCTACACAGCTGGAAGACTTTGCGGAGATCGCGAACATAGAATGTGTGCTGATCGATAAACATACCCAACTCCGGCAACTGAAAAATGAATTACGATGGAATGAAGCGGCCTACATGATCAATCCAAAATAA